A window of the Brassica napus cultivar Da-Ae chromosome C5, Da-Ae, whole genome shotgun sequence genome harbors these coding sequences:
- the LOC106435076 gene encoding gibberellin 2-beta-dioxygenase 2-like, which translates to MVVLSQPVALDNHISVIPTYTPVPVFTSQPIPVVDLTDPEAKTLIVKACEEFGFFKVVNHGVRADLMTRLEQEAIRFFALPQSLKNQAGPPEPYGYGSKRIGPNGDVGWIEYILLNANPQLSTPKTSDVFGQTPQIFREAVDEYMHELKEVSCKVLGMVTEGLGIEPRDTLSKMVRDEKSDSCLRLNHYPTAEEEAENMVKVGFGEHTDPQIISVLRSNDTAGLQICMKDGSCWVAVPPDHSSFFIIVGDALQVMTNGRFKSVKHRVLADTRRSRVSMIYFGGPPLSEKIAPLSCLVPNQEDWLYKEFTWSQYKSSAYKSKLGDYRLGLFEKQPLLTHMSNE; encoded by the exons ATGGTGGTTTTATCACAGCCAGTCGCCTTAGACAACCACATATCCGTAATCCCAACGTACACCCCGGTTCCGGTCTTCACTTCCCAACCAATCCCCGTCGTGGACCTAACCGACCCAGAAGCCAAAACCCTAATCGTGAAAGCTTGTGAGGAGTTTGGTTTTTTCAAGGTTGTAAACCACGGAGTCCGAGCTGACCTCATGACCCGGTTAGAGCAGGAGGCTATCCGCTTCTTCGCCTTGCCCCAGTCTCTTAAGAACCAGGCCGGTCCACCTGAACCGTACGGATATGGTAGTAAACGGATTGGACCAAACGGTGACGTTGGGTGGATTGAGTATATCCTCCTCAATGCTAACCCTCAGCTCTCCACCCCTAAAACATCCGACGTTTTCGGTCAAACCCCACAAATTTTTCG agagGCGGTGGACGAGTACATGCACGAGTTGAAGGAAGTGTCGTGCAAGGTTTTGGGGATGGTGACGGAAGGATTAGGGATAGAGCCAAGGGACACACTGAGTAAGATGGTGAGAGATGAGAAGAGTGACTCTTGCTTGAGACTGAACCATTATCCGACGGCGGAGGAAGAGGCGGAGAACATGGTGAAAGTAGGGTTTGGGGAACACACAGACCCACAAATAATCTCAGTGCTAAGGTCCAATGACACGGCGGGTCTTCAAATATGTATGAAAGATGGAAGTTGTTGGGTTGCTGTCCCTCCTGATCACTCCTCTTTTTTCATTattgttggagatgctcttcAG GTTATGACAAACGGAAGGTTCAAGAGTGTAAAACACAGAGTCTTAGCTGATACAAGGAGATCGAGAGTCTCGATGATATATTTTGGAGGACCGCCATTGAGCGAGAAGATAGCGCCACTTTCGTGTCTAGTCCCTAACCAAGAGGATTGGCTTTACAAAGAATTCACTTGGTCTCAATACAAATCTTCTGCTTACAAGTCTAAGCTTGGTGATTATAGGCTTGGTCTCTTTGAGAAACAACCTCTTCTCACACACATGTCTAATGAATGA